Below is a window of Enterococcus gilvus ATCC BAA-350 DNA.
TCTTTGCCATGGTCAACGGCATGGGACTCCCATCGGGCATGGATCTGGTCTTCTCGATCTTGTCAGGTGTGGGCTGGGCGATTGCTCAAATCATTACCTTCCAATCCTTTACGTTGATCGGCTCCTCTCGTGCGATGCCGATCACGACAGCTTTTCAATTGTTAGGCGCTTCTTTATGGGGCGTGATCGCTTTAGGCGACTGGCCGGGTGTGAGCGCGAAGCTGTTAGGCGGATTGGCGTTGGTATTGATCATTTTGGGTGCTTGGATGACGGTTTGGACGGAAGAAAAAACACAAGAAAAGGCCAGCATTTTGAAAAAAGCTGTTTTGTTGTTGGCCGTCGGTGAGATTGGCTATTGGGCCTATTCAGCGGCACCGCAGGCAACAAGTATCGATGGCATGCACGCATTCTTGCCGCAAGCGATCGGGATGCTGCTAGTGGCCCTTGTGTATTCAGTGATCTTAAGTGTGAAGGACAAAGAAAAATCTGCACTAGCAGAGCCGGTGTCGTATAAGCATATCTTCTCAGGATTCTTTTTCGCCTTCGCCGCATTGACTTACTTGATCTCCGCGCAACCAGATATGAATGGGTTGGCGACGGGCTTCATCTTATCTCAAACCTCCGTCGTTCTGGCAACACTGACAGGGATCTGGTTCTTGGGACAAAAGAAAACAAAAAAAGAAATGACTGTTACGATCATCGGGCTGGTCTTGATTTTGGCTGCCGCTGCGATGACGGTAATGATCTAAAAGAAGGAAAGCTGCCGTGTCTTGGCGGCTTTTTTTATTTGGAGAGCAAATGGACTAAGAATTTTCCGCTGAATGTTATAATCAATTAGAAGAAAAGGGGAGAAGTTATGAAGCTGACGGTTTCAATGGATATTTTAGAAGAGGCCTTTTATTATGTTTCACCGGCCAAGCCAGTTTCGACGGTGCCGCTGATCTACGTCACTTTTTTAGCAGAAAAATCTCAGGTGGCTTATACGGCGGAAAATGAAGCGAAGTTTGCTCGTAAGACGGAACGGATAGTCAAAACGGCATTTCATGAGATTCTACAGAAAAATCAGGAATACCGTGAAGCGTTAGATAAAGATACGGTGCTGACGCCGCAAGAGCATTTGACGAAGCAAGGTCACTTGATGGACGCAACGATCACAGCCTTTCAAAGTGCGCCGGAGTTGAACGTCATTCGAGTGGAGCTTACGGGCAGTTGGCCTGTTTTCCAAACGGAGGCAGGGCAGTTAGATTTAGAAGCGTAAGCGTGTTAGTTCAGTAAACGGCCGTCAGATGGTAAAGTGAAAGAGAAAGGGTGAAGAAAATGGATATGACCTATTTTGAAGGACAAGACGTATTTTTAGAAGATTATAAAAAAGCCGCAAAAGCAGAAACGATCGATTCCCAAAAGGTGATCGATGCGGTGATGGATCAATTGAACAAGCCAACACCGGACGACAAATTGTCGTACATTCTGCCTGGTTCAGAGACCGTAAGCGGGCGTTCCGTACGTTTCCCATTTCGTAAAGAACTGATCGCGATGGATCAGGAAGCCACGGTTTCGACGCAATTCTTTTACGAAGGCTCTCCCGTGGAATACGAAGTTTTAGATGAAGAACAACGTTAATACACCCAGTCGTTCAGGCAGAAATGCTTGAACGGCTTTTTTTGACTTGCTTTAAAAAAAGAAGCTGGTATGATAGATATAATATGGTTTGTTATTTTTTAGCAAGAATGGGAGGTGATGGTCTTGCATGACCAACGAGCAGCAGGGCTATTTCCTGTACGCAATGAATTAAAACTGAAAAGGAGCTAATCCATTGTTTATTCTTGAAAAGAAAGCGGAATCCAAGCAACAGATATGGACCCATATCAAACGGCACTATCAGGGAGAAAAAGTAGCAGTTGTTGGCGTAAACAAGCAATTGCCGCAAACCTTCCTGCGAAACAAGCAAGTTATTTTTTATGAAAGTCTGACGGAGAATTCTTTGTTAGAAGAAGGAAAGAAATTTTTAGACAACTTTGCGAAGGATTATTCTGCGTTTGTCTTTTATGTCGCGTGCTCAACAGAAGCAGCGGAGCAGTTGATCGACGCTGGACGTGCTTCAGGCGTGCGGGTCACCGTCACAGTGGCAGAAGCGGCTGCTTAAATCCAATGATGTGGAAAGAGGTCATTCGAGAAGAGACGGTTCAAAACACGAACTTGCGAAGCGGCTTGCGACTGCTGCATCAACCTGCATGGTACCGAGGCAAGGATAGAAAGGCGCTGCTGGAACTATCCGAGCACCTGCAGCGTGTGATGCAATTGCATTTAAAAACAGAGAATTTAGTCGTCGGTATTCCTGGCTATGGGAAAGAAGTGACGCTGTTAGAAGTAGATGAGCCTGTGTTTGTCCCTCATCATAAAGTCGAGCAGATCGTCGAATCAGCAGAAGGGTATTACATCAAGTTAAAACTAATAAAAACCATTTAAAAGCAGTCGCACAGGTGTGCGGCTCTTTTTTTGGAAAGAGCGAGTTTTTCAACAAAAAAACAACCGTTCAGCACTAAAGAAAGCTGAAGGGTTGCGTGGGTTAAAAGATCAAACCTGTGATGATCGCGCTTAAAAAGCTGACCAAACTGGCACTTAGCAAAATTTTCAAGCCATGCTTTGCTACTAGATTGCCCTTTTCTTCATTCAGTCCCTTCATCGCACCAGAGATGATCCCGATAGAAGAGAAATTCGCGAAGGAAACTAGGAAAACCGAAAGGATGGCTGTTGTACGCGGGGTAAAATCCCAGCTTCCTTTAGCCAATTCTGTCATAGCGACAAATTCATTGGTCACAAGCTTTGTGGCCATCAAACTTCCGGCATCCACGGCTTCTTTCCAAGGGATTCCTGTAAGAAACGCCAGTGGCGCAAAGACATACCCTAAAATTTCTTGGAAGGTCAGGCCTGTGAGCTTGGAGAAAATAAAATTGATCATGGCGATCAATGCGACGAAGCCAATCAGCATAGCCGCTACAGTGACCGCGACATGGAAGCCGTCAAGGATGTATTCCCCCAGCATTTGGAAAAAGGTTTGTTCCTTGTCCTCCTCGATCACCAAGTCGTCATTCTCCAATTGGTAAGGATTCACGACGGAAGCGATGATGAACCCGCCGAATAAATTCAACACAAGTGCTGTGATCACATAACGTGGCTGGATCAGTGCCATGTACGAACCGACGATCGACATAGAAACAGTGGACATCGCTGAAATACTCATAGAGGTCAGACGCTGTTCCGTTAAGGTAGGCAATTCCTTTTTAATGGAAATAAAGACTTCCGATTGACCTAAGATAGCAGAGGCGATCCCGTTATAGGATTCCAATTTTCCCATGCCGTTGATTTTACTAAGCCCGAGGCCGACACCCTTCATGAAGAGGGGCAAGATTTTGATGTAGCGCAAGATCCCGATAATGGCAGAGATAAAGACGATCGGCATCAAGACATTTAGAAAGAAAGGGAAGCTGCCCTTGTTGGCGATGCCGCCAAAAACAAATTCGACTCCTGCTCCTGCAAAGCGCAGCAAAGCATCAAACACGCCAGCCAGACTGCCAACGATCGTCGTTCCTACCGTTGTACGCAATAAAACAAAGCCTAATAAAAATTGCAAAACTAACATGACCAGAATAGGCGAATAACGAATGTTCTTACGGTCGCTGCTAATCAAAAAACCTAGAGCCAAAACAAGGATCAGCCCAATAATACCTATCACAAAATGCAAAAAATCACTCCTAATATATGAATTCAACTGAATTTCCTACACGTTTCAGCGAAGAAAAACAGAATAGCAAAAAAATAATCTGGATTATCTTAGCTGTTTTAAGAATAAATTGCGAAGATTAACTCAAAAAATCAGCTTCTATGAATAAATTCTAAAGACGAAAGCACTAACAACTTCATTTTTTGCTCCTTTAATCTGAGTACAGATTTTCTAAAAAAAATATGCTATGCTTGAAAAGAATTCTGCAGAAAAAGCTGTCAGTTCCGTTTTTCGCAGTGTATAGAGTACAAAGTAAGCTATATACTTCCTCCTTTATTTAAGGCTAAGTCACTTTAACGGAATGATAGACGAACTAGGAGGGATCGAAATGGAAGGGGAAAATAAAAAACGGGTCTTACTTCCGCGGTATCAGCAAGTAGCAGTAGAGATCGCTGAACGAATTGCGGACAAACGGTACCAAGTAGGCTCAAAAATCCACGCGCGTTCGACACTTGCCAGCAACTTCAACGTGTCGCCGGAAACGGCTCGAAAAGCCATCAATGTATTAGTCGATCTTGGGATCATGGAAGTGCGTCATGGCAGTGGCGCTTACGTTCTGTCGCGGGAAAAAGCGCAGGCCTATTTTGAAAAGTACCAAGATGTACAAACGATTCAAGAGATCAAAAACGACATTCAGGCCAGTGTCGATAAGCAAAAGCAAGAATTGGACAATGTCAGCCAC
It encodes the following:
- a CDS encoding GntR family transcriptional regulator: MEGENKKRVLLPRYQQVAVEIAERIADKRYQVGSKIHARSTLASNFNVSPETARKAINVLVDLGIMEVRHGSGAYVLSREKAQAYFEKYQDVQTIQEIKNDIQASVDKQKQELDNVSHLLNQLLSQTKRVHNGAPFAPYELTLTSEAAHLESTVNELNIWHETGATIIAIQQKDELLLSPGPYAKICAGDTLFFVGNELVLQRMQRLFYP
- a CDS encoding DUF5960 family protein — encoded protein: MDMTYFEGQDVFLEDYKKAAKAETIDSQKVIDAVMDQLNKPTPDDKLSYILPGSETVSGRSVRFPFRKELIAMDQEATVSTQFFYEGSPVEYEVLDEEQR
- the rbsU gene encoding ribose/proton symporter RbsU, with the protein product MNTTAILIGLGPLLGWGLYPTIASKIGGRPVNQILGSTLGTLIFALIFAMVNGMGLPSGMDLVFSILSGVGWAIAQIITFQSFTLIGSSRAMPITTAFQLLGASLWGVIALGDWPGVSAKLLGGLALVLIILGAWMTVWTEEKTQEKASILKKAVLLLAVGEIGYWAYSAAPQATSIDGMHAFLPQAIGMLLVALVYSVILSVKDKEKSALAEPVSYKHIFSGFFFAFAALTYLISAQPDMNGLATGFILSQTSVVLATLTGIWFLGQKKTKKEMTVTIIGLVLILAAAAMTVMI
- a CDS encoding NupC/NupG family nucleoside CNT transporter, which translates into the protein MHFVIGIIGLILVLALGFLISSDRKNIRYSPILVMLVLQFLLGFVLLRTTVGTTIVGSLAGVFDALLRFAGAGVEFVFGGIANKGSFPFFLNVLMPIVFISAIIGILRYIKILPLFMKGVGLGLSKINGMGKLESYNGIASAILGQSEVFISIKKELPTLTEQRLTSMSISAMSTVSMSIVGSYMALIQPRYVITALVLNLFGGFIIASVVNPYQLENDDLVIEEDKEQTFFQMLGEYILDGFHVAVTVAAMLIGFVALIAMINFIFSKLTGLTFQEILGYVFAPLAFLTGIPWKEAVDAGSLMATKLVTNEFVAMTELAKGSWDFTPRTTAILSVFLVSFANFSSIGIISGAMKGLNEEKGNLVAKHGLKILLSASLVSFLSAIITGLIF